The sequence below is a genomic window from Longimicrobium sp..
TCCGGTAATCGGGCTCGTAGGGGCGAGGCATGCCTCGCCCGCTGCCAGTTGCAACGTCAAAGTTCGTCGAAGCGGGCCGGGCATGTCGCCGCGTGATGGCCTTCGGCCATCCGGGCGAGGCATGCCTCGCCCCTACGGGAAATTTCGATCGCGAATACCGAAGCAGATCGTCAATCAGCATCAACCGCCCGGACGAGATCCGCGGCCGCGCCGTCACCGATCCACGCGCAGGGTTCCTCGCGTGAGGGCCGGCCACCCGCCGCGTCGAGTAGATTCCTCGGTCGCGCCGGGCGCTCGTGCGGACGCGGCTTCGGCGCGGCGCTCCCTCGGAATGACGTTCTGAGGATTCCGGACGATCGACATCCACCACTCTCATGCCCGAATCGCTCAGGACGCGGATCGCCCGCGTGGGGTTCAACTTCTTCCCGGCGTACCGGGGGACGGGGGCGCGCATCACCTACATCGCCCACGACTGGCGGGAGATCCGCATCCGCCTGCCGCTCAGCTGGCGCACGCGCAACTACGTGGGCACCATCTTCGGCGGGAGCATGTACGGCGCGGTGGACCCCGTCTACATGGTGATGCTCATCCAGAACCTGGGGCCCGGCTACGTCGTCTGGGACAAGTCGGCCTCTATCCGCTTCCGCCGCCCGGGGCGCACCACCCTGCACGCCCGCTTCGTGCTCGACCAGGCCGAGCTCGACGCCATCCGCGCGGCGCTGGAGACCGAGCGGGCCGTCGACCGCACCTACCGTATCGAGCTCGCGGACGCCGGGGGCGCCGTCCACGCCGAGATCGAGAAGGTCATCCACGTCCGCCGCAAGGAGCGCTGACCGAAGGGGCTACCGTTCGGGCCAAATTTTCATAAATTGAAATCCTCCAGTGCTTTCCCCGCCTCTCGTGCAACTCTTTTGCATCTTCCGACCATGCGCTTCCGCAGTGCTTTCCCCGTGGCCTTCGCCGCCGCGCTCGTCCCGGCCGTGATCCCTTCCGCCGCCCGCGCCCAGCTCGCACGGGAGCGGCCGGAGCAGCCGTGCAGCGTGGTGCCCGACACCGCCGTGGTGCCCACGCCGAAGCAGGTCCAGGAGCGGCGCGAGCTGCGGGCGCGGCTGGACAGCATCGGGCGGGCGAACGGGATCGCCGCGCCGGCGGGGCTGCTGCTGGTGGACGTGAACGCCGAGCGCCAGGGGAAGGTGATCTTCATCGACGCCAACTACCCGCAGCCGGTGGTGGACGCCGCCACGCGCTCCGTCGCCGAGTACCTCGCCACGCTCCCGGCGGGGAAGGCGTACCAGGCGCTGGTGCGCATCGACGGCGACTACCCGGCGCTCGCTCCCGGGCGGCGCCACTGCCCGCCCGTGCTCGCCAACCGCGACACCCTGAGCGACCTGATGCAGCGCGTGCTGCGGCGCCACCCCGACGCCGGCAGGCTGAGCGCGCCCGTGTCGAAGCGCGCGGTGGTGCGCCTGGTGGTGAGCCGCGAGGGCGCCGTGAGCTACGCCGAGGTGGAGCAGCCCACGGGCGACGCCGCCATCGACCCCTACGTGGAGACGATCGCCCGCAGCCTGCGCTTCCTCCCCGCCCGGCTCGACGACACCGCCTACGACACGCGCTTCCGCTTCACGATGACGTTCACCGTCCGGTGACCCGCGGCGGGCGGTGATTGACGCTCCCCGGCGGCGAGGGTAGACTCCTGCACGCGCGGACGGGACCTGGCGTTCCGCCCGCGCGCGCTTTCGTCCGGCCTCTCTCCCGCGACCCATGCAGACCCTCCCGCTCCTGACCGCGCTGGTCGCCGGCTTCGCGCACGCGCTCGAGGCCGACCACATGGCCGCCGTCACCACCTTCGTGTCGCGCCGGCCCCGGCCGCTGGAGGCGGTGGGGTTCGGGCTGCGCTGGGGGATGGGGCACTCGGCGGCCATCTTCGTGGCGGGCTCGGCGCTGATCGCGCTGGGCGTGCGGCTGCCGGACGGCCTGGCGCGCGGGCTGGAGTTCGGGGTGGGGACGATGCTGCTGGGCCTGGGCCTGTGGCTGCTGTGGAGCGTGCTGCACGAGCGCGCGCACCGCCTGGCGGACGGCCCCGGCCACGCGCACGGGCACCAGCACCGGCACGGCAGCCTGTGGGTGGGCGTGGCGCACGGGCTGGCGGGGACGGCGCCGCTGGTGGCGATCCTCCCCGTGGCGACGGCGCACTCGCCGTGGGGCGCGGGCGCGTACCTGCTCCTCTTCGGCGTGGGCACCACGCTGGCGATGGGCCTCTACGCGGTGGTCGCCGGCCTGGTCTTCCACCACGCCGGCAGCCGCGTCCGCGCGCTGGGCGGCACGCTGCGCGCGGCGACGGCGCTCGGCAGCGCGGCGCTCGGGGTGGTGTGGATGGCGGGGGCGCTCGGCATCTGAAGTGCGTGAGTGGGGAAGGGCGCTTGAAGTCCTTAGTCCTAAGTGCTTAGTGCCAAGTGCTTGGGGGACGCGAGGCGCGTACTTTCGCACTCTCGCACTTTCGCACTTTCGCACTCGGAGGTGGAGATGTCGGACGGGCAGCCGCAGCCGGAAACGCAGCCGCAGGTGACGATCACGGTGCGCGAGAACGGGCCGTACCGCGTGGAGGGGCCGGTGCGCATCATCGACGCGGACGGCACCGAGTACCCGGTGACGCCGGGGAAGCCGGTATCGCTCTGCCGCTGCGGCGGATCGACGAGGAAGCCCTTCTGCGACGGCACCCACTCGCGCATCGGCTTCGCGGCCGCCGAGCGCGCCGTCCGCCAGGCCGACGCCGAGGCCGGAGGAAGCCCGGGCTCGACTCCGAATCCCCCGGCGCCGTCATCCTGAAAGACCGTCGAGAAGGTCGGACCGGCGGTTCCACGCGGCCCCCGCGCCGGGCGGGCGAACCCGCGGCCCCGCGGCTACAACGGCGAGAAGCCTGCCTGCGCAGGCTGGTTCCGCGCGGGACCGGCCTCCGGCGCGGAAAGCCGGGTTCCCGGCCGGTTGACCTGCGCGGCGGGCGCTTTACATTGCGGGGCACGGGGATACGCGCGTTTTCCGCCGCGCGCCCCGTGACGACGCGGCGTCCGCGCCAGGCCGGCCCGGACGCCCTGCGTCGCCGCCCGGGCCACGGCCAGGCGGCCATGACGATCCGTCCGACGCACCACGCGAGCCTTCCGCACGTCTGAGCTCCAGACGCGGGGGGCTCGCATTCGTCTTCCGGCTCCCGGCCCGCAGGTTCCACCGTCCGCAAGGAGGTGCGCATGTACCGCTCGATCCTGGTCCCCCTGGACGGAACCTACTTCGGCGAGCACGCGCTCCCCCCCGCCCTGGCCATCGCGCGGAGGACGGGGGCGAAGCTGCACCTGGTGCACGTGCACGTCCCCGAGGGCTCGTGGAGCGCGCTGGGGGCGCTGCCGCAATGGGGCGCCAGCTTGCGCGACGTGGTGGTGCAGCGCGAGCAGGGGTACCTGCGGGAGGTGATGGAGCGCATCTCGCGCCTGGCCGGCGTCCCCGTGGACGCGCAGGTGCTGGACGGCCCCATCGCGCGCACCCTGGCCGAGCAGGCGATGGAAGCCGACGTGGACCTGGTGGCGCTCAGCACGCACGCCCGCACCGGCGTGAGCCGGCTCTGGCACCACGGGGTGGCCGCCTACCTCACCCGCCACCTGAGCGTGCCGCTCCTGATGGTGCACGCACCCGACCGCCCGGCCGAGATCGAGCGCGAGGCGGGCTTCGGGCGCGTGCTGCTGCCGCTGGGGGGCAAGGCGTACAACGAGCGGGTGCTGGACCACGCGGTGGAGCTGGGCCGCGTGTTCGGCGCGCGCTACACGCTGCTGGAAGTGGTGGCGCCGCCGGTGGAAATGGGGTACACGCTGCTGGGCAGCGAGGGCCACGTGAACGAGTTCCAGCTCGAGAGCCGGCGCGAGGAGGCGCTGCGCTACCTGGACGGCGTGGCCGACAAGCTGCGCCAGCGCGGGCTGGAGGTCGACGCCGACGTGGTGGCCTCGGGCGACGCGGCCACGGGGATCGTGGAGTACGTGGAGCGCGCGGAGGGCGGCGTGGACCTGGTCGCCATGGAGACGCACGGGCTGGGCGGCGCGGCGCACCTCTTCACCCCCAGCGTGGTGGAGAGCGTGGTGCACGACACGCGCGTGCCCGTGCTGGTCCACCACACCGCCGAGGCCCCGCGCGCCCCCGAGGAGGAGCCGGCCGCCGAGCCGGAGATGGGGTGGTCCCCGCACCACCGGGACCCGATCGCGCCGTAGCGGCTGGGCGGTTGTCGGATGGACGGAAATGCGCATGCGGGAATGCGGGTCGACCCGCGACCTGGAACCACGGGAAGCCTCGCCGGCCGCCGATCTCGCGTGACGCGGGACCGCGGCGGGCGAGGCTTCGGGCATCTTCGCGCGGAGCGCTGGGCAGCTCGGACGGGATTAGGATCGGCGGCGAACCGTAGCAGGAGCGAGTTCGACGGAAATCAATAATCATTCTTGACAGGGACGGGGCGGTCCGGATAGCATGTCGCCATGAGCCGCGTACGCCGCGCCCGCGCTTCGTGTACCTGCCTCCGCTCCCGGGCGGGGGGCGCGGGGATGCGCGCCGCGCGCGGCTGACGCGCGGGACGGACGGGGAGCTTCGGGCCCCGCGCACCACCCGGAACGCCTCCGCGTCCCGGGCT
It includes:
- a CDS encoding sulfite exporter TauE/SafE family protein, with translation MQTLPLLTALVAGFAHALEADHMAAVTTFVSRRPRPLEAVGFGLRWGMGHSAAIFVAGSALIALGVRLPDGLARGLEFGVGTMLLGLGLWLLWSVLHERAHRLADGPGHAHGHQHRHGSLWVGVAHGLAGTAPLVAILPVATAHSPWGAGAYLLLFGVGTTLAMGLYAVVAGLVFHHAGSRVRALGGTLRAATALGSAALGVVWMAGALGI
- a CDS encoding CDGSH iron-sulfur domain-containing protein → MSDGQPQPETQPQVTITVRENGPYRVEGPVRIIDADGTEYPVTPGKPVSLCRCGGSTRKPFCDGTHSRIGFAAAERAVRQADAEAGGSPGSTPNPPAPSS
- a CDS encoding energy transducer TonB codes for the protein MRFRSAFPVAFAAALVPAVIPSAARAQLARERPEQPCSVVPDTAVVPTPKQVQERRELRARLDSIGRANGIAAPAGLLLVDVNAERQGKVIFIDANYPQPVVDAATRSVAEYLATLPAGKAYQALVRIDGDYPALAPGRRHCPPVLANRDTLSDLMQRVLRRHPDAGRLSAPVSKRAVVRLVVSREGAVSYAEVEQPTGDAAIDPYVETIARSLRFLPARLDDTAYDTRFRFTMTFTVR
- a CDS encoding DUF4442 domain-containing protein, with the protein product MPESLRTRIARVGFNFFPAYRGTGARITYIAHDWREIRIRLPLSWRTRNYVGTIFGGSMYGAVDPVYMVMLIQNLGPGYVVWDKSASIRFRRPGRTTLHARFVLDQAELDAIRAALETERAVDRTYRIELADAGGAVHAEIEKVIHVRRKER
- a CDS encoding universal stress protein yields the protein MYRSILVPLDGTYFGEHALPPALAIARRTGAKLHLVHVHVPEGSWSALGALPQWGASLRDVVVQREQGYLREVMERISRLAGVPVDAQVLDGPIARTLAEQAMEADVDLVALSTHARTGVSRLWHHGVAAYLTRHLSVPLLMVHAPDRPAEIEREAGFGRVLLPLGGKAYNERVLDHAVELGRVFGARYTLLEVVAPPVEMGYTLLGSEGHVNEFQLESRREEALRYLDGVADKLRQRGLEVDADVVASGDAATGIVEYVERAEGGVDLVAMETHGLGGAAHLFTPSVVESVVHDTRVPVLVHHTAEAPRAPEEEPAAEPEMGWSPHHRDPIAP